Genomic segment of Hippocampus zosterae strain Florida chromosome 12, ASM2543408v3, whole genome shotgun sequence:
ATATCAAAATGtactacaaacacacacacacattttcagatgAAAAGTACAAAGTATAAAAACAATGAATGTCAGAAGTAAGAAGTCCAAAGGACACACAGTATTtgtacacacatttaaaaaaaaacacacaagtgcATGGCCCATGTGTTAACAGGGTCAACGTGGATGCGATTTCCTATATTTGCTCTGCATCCACACCCGGTGCATTGAAACCTTTTTCCCTCTGTTAACTTGAATTCGTCGATCCTCCAGATTCTGTACTTCCTCCAATCCAGCATTGGAAAATAAACCGTGAACTTCGTCTGTGGAGATGAAACCAGGTCAACCTGGGCTGCAGTGGAGTCATTTGAATTGCGTTATTGTAATTTTATATACCAaccttttgtgaaaaaataagCACACGTTCCATCTCCTCGTACGTAGAAATTGTCTGACAAGCACCGACCTGATTGTGAAAAGATGAAACCTATTAATAGACTACATCCACACAAGACGCTATAAAAAGGAGACTGTCAAGAGTGTGTCCAACAAATCCGCAACTCACCCTTCTTAAACCTGAGTTGAGAGAAGTCATATCTCCCATAATCCCGAAAAAGGAAAATCCCTCCAAATTTCAGATAGGATGCTAGCCTATTAACCACCCCTTGCATCCTGTTGATGAAATCTCATTTAATGTCACTTCACTGACCGCAACGTTACCTACACTCCATGCACAGCAAAAGGAACGCCGTCTTGTGATGGCTTAATGACAGTTAAAAGTTACTGTCAAACGAAACACACAACAGGAAACTCCATTGACAGGTTCACCAATAGCCTCAACTGTGTTTTTGCAGTAGACTTCACCCACCTGTCTGGATGAATGGAGGAGAGCACAAAAACGGCAAGAATAACATCCAGACTCTGTGGCGGAAAGGGAAGAGAGCCCTCTTCTTCACAAACATCGTGCACAAACGCATGGCACACTGAGTGGTCGAAGTCGGGATGGCTCTGagcgggggggggacaacatcGCTGGGATTCAAAATCAACACTAATGTCGATGAAGAATTGTTGTACCGCACCAGATGGGGGAATGCTGACATTTTTACGACCCAAGAATATACTGTAAAATGTAATGCTACAGCATGTAAATGAAAACAGTCTTCTTACCTTCAACAGCTGAATAGCACATGGGGAGAAGTCACAACAGTATAAAAATGCACCGTTTTCCCTGTGGACAAAATGAAAGGTTAATTAGAGAACAAAAAAGAATGCAAACAACAAATCAAATATGAGATAACACATTATTTCATACACAAATCCTTGTGAAGAGGTTAAAGCAATGTCGAGTGAAGTATTATTTCAGGTGACACTTACCTGATATTATTAATAATTGGAAATACACTGTTGCCAACGCCACATCCAACCTGTAAAGTTAGACGGTAAGTTACACAAA
This window contains:
- the mettl8 gene encoding mRNA N(3)-methylcytidine methyltransferase METTL8 isoform X2, whose translation is MLTNPDDIFKHNMWDHVHWTEADKDNAQLKAAENSKVHIPSGEQGKFDTEARHYWERFYELHKGKFFKDRKWLLLEFPELLPSDSKSQDSGFDGEKNARRQELHSRTHFDSSSNHRRLCQDAQLETNEAALRVSYPGQHSSFRILEVGCGVGNSVFPIINNIRENGAFLYCCDFSPCAIQLLKSHPDFDHSVCHAFVHDVCEEEGSLPFPPQSLDVILAVFVLSSIHPDRMQGVVNRLASYLKFGGIFLFRDYGRYDFSQLRFKKGRCLSDNFYVRGDGTCAYFFTKDEVHGLFSNAGLEEVQNLEDRRIQVNRGKKVSMHRVWMQSKYRKSHPR